The following proteins come from a genomic window of Polyangiaceae bacterium:
- a CDS encoding nuclear transport factor 2 family protein: MDNGELDRLGELFTDDVIYDVSAFGLGELRGREAIRRAALELGEKNPLGHHVTNVVVIGMVNADVQVISKGLGVRSDGTCGTVTYHDLVRSTPAGWRIARRRVVPRRSPLTP, from the coding sequence ATGGACAACGGAGAGCTCGATCGACTGGGCGAGCTCTTCACGGACGACGTCATCTACGACGTGTCCGCGTTCGGACTCGGTGAACTTCGAGGTAGAGAGGCGATTCGCCGCGCGGCCCTCGAGTTGGGCGAGAAGAACCCGCTGGGGCACCACGTGACCAACGTGGTCGTGATCGGGATGGTGAACGCGGACGTGCAGGTGATCTCCAAGGGGCTGGGCGTGCGGAGCGACGGCACTTGCGGCACCGTGACCTACCACGACCTGGTGCGGTCGACGCCCGCTGGGTGGCGTATTGCACGGCGTCGAGTCGTTCCCCGACGAAGCCCGTTGACTCCGTGA
- a CDS encoding SMP-30/gluconolactonase/LRE family protein, which yields MSYRLALGCVAALVVLGCSGSDDETPSSALALTWVTAPPAEATSQSDLTLEARLTKGGKPVANEPFEISVDLGGGSVDATSATSDASGVVQIAWTLGIPPIENKLTLAAPGRDLQLGASVSAKVDTPYSPEPFGDVNAYLEAQQNTVSTEDLAFMGGRLLLGVGADILSLDENANIEAWTLSGTPISRALGIAADGQGNLYVADSDGGALLKVASDKTVSLVTDTNGSEPLQLVNYVALAPNGDVLFSDSCLGDLVRYDPKTSSVVATLQLDPSKESGPNGIAVDREGHYAYVLTENTRLFCNFTNVEVTDNAALYRVDISGGGLDTPEQVVGGLGLAGDGLAFDAEDNLYVIVDKQKGGSLEESAVQVLPAGGQELRPFISVSNRVIANIAFGQGAFGETTLYAALLAVVPFTPADQRGVQRLEVGVPGLPLLPAGP from the coding sequence ATGAGCTATCGCCTGGCTTTGGGGTGCGTGGCCGCGCTGGTGGTGTTGGGGTGCTCGGGCTCGGACGACGAAACGCCATCGTCGGCTTTGGCGCTGACCTGGGTGACCGCGCCGCCGGCAGAGGCAACGAGCCAGTCTGATCTGACGCTCGAGGCGCGCCTCACGAAGGGCGGCAAGCCCGTCGCGAACGAGCCCTTCGAGATCAGTGTCGACCTCGGCGGTGGCTCCGTCGACGCTACCTCCGCGACCTCGGACGCGAGCGGCGTGGTGCAGATCGCGTGGACGCTGGGCATTCCGCCCATCGAGAACAAGCTCACCCTCGCGGCTCCAGGCCGTGATCTCCAGCTCGGCGCCAGTGTGAGCGCGAAGGTGGACACGCCCTACTCCCCGGAGCCTTTCGGCGACGTGAACGCCTACCTCGAGGCGCAACAGAACACGGTGAGCACCGAAGATCTCGCCTTCATGGGCGGTCGCCTGCTCCTGGGCGTGGGCGCAGACATCCTCTCCCTCGACGAAAACGCCAACATCGAAGCCTGGACGCTGAGCGGCACGCCCATCAGCCGCGCCCTCGGCATTGCCGCGGATGGCCAGGGCAACCTGTACGTGGCCGACAGCGACGGCGGTGCGCTCTTGAAGGTCGCGTCCGACAAGACCGTGAGTCTGGTGACGGACACCAACGGCAGCGAGCCGCTGCAGCTGGTGAACTACGTCGCTCTGGCGCCCAACGGCGACGTGCTGTTCAGCGACTCGTGCTTGGGGGACTTGGTGCGCTACGACCCCAAGACCTCCAGCGTGGTGGCCACCTTGCAGCTGGATCCTTCGAAGGAGAGCGGCCCCAACGGCATCGCCGTCGATCGTGAGGGCCACTACGCCTACGTGCTCACCGAGAACACGCGGCTGTTCTGCAACTTCACCAACGTGGAGGTGACGGACAACGCCGCGCTCTACCGCGTCGACATCAGCGGCGGCGGCCTGGACACTCCGGAGCAAGTGGTGGGCGGCCTGGGCCTTGCGGGCGACGGCCTCGCCTTCGACGCCGAGGACAACCTCTACGTCATCGTCGACAAGCAAAAGGGCGGTTCGCTGGAGGAGAGCGCCGTGCAGGTGCTGCCGGCGGGTGGGCAGGAGCTCCGCCCGTTCATCTCCGTCTCGAATCGCGTGATCGCCAACATCGCCTTTGGCCAAGGCGCCTTCGGCGAGACCACGCTCTACGCCGCCCTCCTCGCCGTGGTGCCCTTCACCCCGGCAGATCAGCGCGGCGTCCAGCGCCTGGAGGTGGGCGTGCCCGGCCTCCCGCTGCTACCCGCCGGCCCCTGA
- a CDS encoding YifB family Mg chelatase-like AAA ATPase, whose amino-acid sequence MVATAQTSATICGKPLGLATAHTSALIGLETQPIAVEVCATRGPSMFQLVGLAHAAVREARVRVASALAGIGVLMDEHAITVNLAPADLRKSGAALDVAMALAVLGALDKLPAKSLDNVLVLGELALDGTLRSVSGVLPQLEGARARGVAFAIVPSGNAREAGLVRGMTVRTADSVAEIVEALRGNRELPRVPPTVYSPGDAVRFGDMSEVRGQSEARRSLEVSAAGGHNLLMVGPPGGGKTLLARLLPSILPPLTYEEAIEATAVHSVAGLIDPDQGMVASRPFRAPHHSVSDAGLVGGGDIPRPGEISLAHHGVLFLDELAEFRRSALESLRQPLEDGLVCISRARARAWFPARPLLTAAVNPCPCGYYGHPHRDCRCSPEARRRYLARLSGPLMDRIDIHVQVPPVEVTALTRGAPGESSGVVRERVLRARAVQAARREAGLTRARNNAELPARELPVIAEPDGKATRTLEKAMSDLSLSARAYVRVLRVARTLADLDGHPRVRERHVVEALQGRMLDREIMP is encoded by the coding sequence ATGGTCGCCACCGCTCAAACCTCCGCCACCATTTGCGGTAAGCCGTTGGGGCTCGCCACCGCGCACACCAGCGCGCTCATCGGGCTGGAAACGCAGCCCATTGCCGTAGAGGTGTGCGCCACTCGCGGGCCCAGCATGTTTCAGCTCGTGGGGCTCGCCCACGCGGCGGTACGCGAGGCGCGCGTTCGTGTGGCCAGCGCGCTGGCGGGCATCGGCGTGCTGATGGACGAGCACGCGATCACGGTGAACCTCGCGCCCGCCGATCTGCGCAAGAGCGGCGCGGCCCTCGACGTGGCGATGGCCCTGGCGGTGCTGGGCGCCCTCGACAAGCTTCCGGCCAAGTCCCTGGACAACGTGCTGGTGCTCGGGGAGCTCGCGCTGGACGGCACCCTGCGCTCCGTTTCCGGCGTGCTTCCCCAGCTCGAGGGAGCGCGAGCCCGGGGTGTGGCGTTCGCCATCGTTCCCAGTGGCAACGCGCGGGAAGCCGGACTGGTGCGGGGCATGACCGTGCGCACCGCGGACAGCGTGGCCGAGATCGTGGAGGCTCTGCGCGGAAACCGCGAGCTGCCGCGGGTTCCGCCTACCGTGTACTCGCCCGGCGACGCCGTGCGCTTCGGCGACATGAGCGAGGTACGGGGTCAATCCGAGGCACGCCGCTCGCTGGAGGTGTCGGCTGCGGGCGGTCACAACCTGCTGATGGTGGGGCCCCCGGGCGGCGGCAAGACGCTGCTCGCGCGCCTGTTGCCGTCGATCCTGCCGCCGCTCACCTACGAGGAAGCCATCGAGGCCACGGCGGTGCACTCCGTGGCCGGGCTCATCGATCCGGATCAAGGCATGGTTGCGTCCAGGCCGTTTCGCGCGCCGCACCACTCGGTGAGCGACGCCGGGCTCGTGGGCGGTGGCGACATTCCGCGTCCCGGCGAGATCAGCCTCGCCCACCACGGCGTGCTGTTCCTCGACGAGTTGGCGGAGTTTCGGCGTAGCGCCCTCGAGTCCCTGCGGCAGCCGCTGGAAGACGGCCTCGTGTGCATCTCCCGCGCCCGAGCGCGCGCGTGGTTCCCCGCGCGGCCGCTGCTCACCGCGGCGGTGAATCCGTGCCCGTGCGGCTACTACGGTCATCCGCATCGGGATTGCCGCTGCTCGCCGGAGGCGCGCCGCCGCTACCTGGCGCGGCTCAGCGGACCGCTCATGGATCGCATCGACATCCACGTGCAGGTGCCTCCGGTGGAGGTAACGGCGCTCACGCGTGGTGCACCTGGCGAAAGCTCCGGCGTGGTGCGCGAGCGCGTGCTCAGAGCCCGCGCGGTGCAGGCCGCGCGGCGTGAGGCTGGATTGACGCGCGCACGCAACAACGCCGAGCTCCCCGCGCGCGAGCTGCCTGTCATCGCCGAGCCGGATGGCAAGGCCACTCGAACGCTCGAAAAGGCGATGAGCGATCTCTCGCTGTCCGCCCGGGCCTACGTGCGCGTGCTGCGCGTGGCCCGCACCCTCGCCGATCTCGACGGACACCCGCGGGTGCGCGAGCGGCACGTGGTCGAGGCGCTGCAGGGACGGATGCTCGACCGCGAAATCATGCCCTGA
- a CDS encoding PIN domain-containing protein, giving the protein MMEFVDTNVLLYAVSRDPSENSKAERARALLDRDDLCLSVQVLQEFYVQATRVGRSDALTHEQAVLLIESFLRFPAQELTLAVMKAALASKERFQISYCDAAIIEAARALGCSVLHTEDLNDGQDYGGVTAKTPFV; this is encoded by the coding sequence CTGATGGAGTTCGTGGACACCAATGTCTTGCTCTACGCCGTGAGCAGGGATCCGTCCGAAAACAGCAAAGCGGAGCGCGCACGAGCGCTACTCGATCGGGACGATCTTTGCCTCTCGGTGCAGGTGCTGCAGGAGTTCTACGTCCAAGCAACGCGTGTAGGTCGGTCGGACGCCCTCACGCACGAGCAAGCTGTACTGCTGATCGAGTCGTTTCTACGTTTCCCCGCGCAGGAGCTCACTCTGGCCGTCATGAAGGCTGCGTTGGCGAGCAAAGAGCGCTTTCAAATCTCGTACTGCGATGCGGCCATCATAGAAGCGGCACGGGCACTGGGCTGCAGCGTACTGCACACCGAGGACCTGAACGACGGTCAGGACTACGGTGGTGTGACGGCGAAGACCCCGTTCGTGTAG
- the recA gene encoding recombinase RecA, translating into MAKKSERDDAVQDVINEIEKAMGRGAIMRMDADAQVAVSVIPSGSIAIDDALGVGGYPRGRIVEIFGPEASGKTTLTLHAIAQVQRLGGVAAFIDAEHAFDLRYAKAIGVDPGQLLMSQPDCGEQALEIVDYLACSGAIDLIVVDSVAALVPRAEIEGDMGDPHMGLQARLMSQAMRKLNVSVSRSNTTLIFINQLRQKIGVVFGNPETTTGGKALSFYASVRMDVRRTGKVQSGDAVVGNRTRVRVVKNKVAPPFAEAEFDVRWGHGIDAAGDLLDTAIRLGIVEKSGSHLSVDGKSLGQGREKVREMLLATPELLGSLETATTQRLASTAGRITEKGGAAAAAAAA; encoded by the coding sequence ATGGCCAAGAAGAGTGAACGTGACGACGCCGTACAGGACGTCATCAACGAGATAGAAAAGGCGATGGGTCGCGGCGCAATCATGCGCATGGACGCAGATGCGCAGGTGGCCGTATCCGTCATACCCAGCGGCTCCATCGCCATCGACGACGCCTTGGGCGTGGGGGGCTATCCCCGCGGGCGCATCGTGGAGATCTTCGGGCCGGAGGCGAGCGGCAAGACCACGCTCACGCTGCACGCCATCGCCCAGGTGCAGCGCCTCGGCGGCGTGGCGGCGTTCATCGACGCCGAGCACGCCTTCGATCTGCGCTACGCCAAGGCCATCGGCGTGGACCCCGGCCAGCTGCTCATGTCGCAGCCGGACTGCGGCGAGCAGGCGCTGGAAATCGTGGACTACCTGGCCTGCTCCGGCGCCATCGACCTGATCGTGGTGGACTCCGTGGCGGCGTTGGTGCCCCGCGCCGAGATCGAGGGCGACATGGGCGACCCGCACATGGGCTTGCAAGCGCGGCTGATGAGCCAGGCGATGCGAAAGCTCAACGTCTCGGTCTCTCGCTCCAACACCACGCTGATCTTCATCAACCAGCTGCGCCAGAAGATCGGCGTGGTGTTCGGCAATCCGGAGACCACGACGGGTGGCAAGGCGCTGTCCTTCTACGCCAGCGTGCGGATGGACGTGCGGCGCACCGGCAAGGTGCAGTCGGGCGACGCCGTGGTGGGCAACCGCACGCGGGTACGGGTGGTGAAGAACAAGGTGGCGCCGCCGTTCGCCGAGGCGGAGTTCGACGTGCGCTGGGGCCACGGCATCGACGCCGCGGGGGACCTGCTCGACACGGCGATCCGCCTGGGCATCGTGGAGAAGAGCGGCTCGCACCTCAGCGTGGACGGCAAGAGCCTGGGGCAAGGCCGGGAGAAGGTGCGCGAGATGCTGCTCGCCACGCCGGAGCTCCTCGGCTCCCTCGAGACCGCGACGACCCAGCGCCTGGCAAGCACCGCCGGGCGCATCACGGAGAAGGGAGGTGCTGCCGCCGCGGCTGCCGCAGCGTGA